The Candidatus Nitrosymbiomonas proteolyticus genome has a segment encoding these proteins:
- a CDS encoding inosine-5-monophosphate dehydrogenase, producing the protein MTILSFSHPEVVAVDLGTPVAEAAKLMESKNVGCVLVVQEGKAEGILTDRDIVLRLVNPGLDAKKVGVEEIMTSDVVTLNHRLDLHEALELVRKRPFRRYPVVDDSGRIRGLFSLDDVIQYLGAGLANVASILKAESAYILA; encoded by the coding sequence ATGACCATTCTAAGTTTCTCGCACCCTGAAGTCGTCGCCGTCGACCTGGGGACTCCCGTCGCCGAGGCGGCCAAGCTCATGGAGTCGAAGAACGTGGGTTGTGTGCTGGTCGTCCAGGAAGGCAAGGCGGAGGGCATTCTCACGGACCGCGACATCGTTCTGAGGCTCGTCAATCCGGGCCTCGACGCCAAGAAGGTCGGCGTGGAGGAGATTATGACTTCGGATGTCGTCACTCTCAACCACCGACTGGACCTCCACGAGGCGCTTGAACTCGTCCGCAAGCGCCCGTTCCGCCGCTACCCCGTCGTCGATGACTCGGGTCGCATTCGAGGACTATTCAGCCTCGATGACGTCATCCAATATCTCGGCGCGGGACTCGCGAATGTGGCATCGATCCTGAAGGCCGAGTCCGCGTACATCCTCGCCTGA
- a CDS encoding heat shock protein Hsp20 has protein sequence MSTLQTQSNIQPFDRWSRLIDELLPPLDELRTGWRPHVDVKETDEAFIFYADVPGIDPKDIEVEVLGDTLTLSGKREFSNEERADDYIRRERCYGSFHRRYALTTAVAEDKVVAEVSNGVLKVTAPKVAQAAPHKVTVTVD, from the coding sequence ATGTCGACACTGCAAACCCAATCCAACATTCAGCCTTTCGACCGCTGGTCGAGGCTGATCGACGAGTTGCTTCCTCCCCTCGACGAGCTAAGAACCGGGTGGCGTCCGCACGTGGATGTCAAGGAAACCGACGAGGCGTTCATCTTCTACGCCGACGTTCCCGGAATCGACCCCAAGGATATCGAAGTCGAAGTCTTGGGAGACACGCTCACCCTTTCAGGAAAGCGCGAGTTCTCCAACGAGGAACGCGCTGACGACTACATCCGACGAGAACGCTGCTATGGCTCGTTTCACAGGCGATACGCCTTGACGACGGCCGTGGCCGAGGACAAGGTCGTCGCCGAGGTTTCCAACGGCGTGCTGAAAGTCACAGCGCCGAAGGTTGCCCAGGCCGCGCCTCACAAAGTCACCGTTACCGTCGACTGA
- a CDS encoding membrane dipeptidase: MTLTILAVLMAIGQTPEAPSQDLDLLSQAIGIHAKYPLIDGHNDLPWRLRALNQRNPMALDISKRLDDGQTDIPRLREGGLGGQFWSVYVPATLTGDEAVRTTKEQIGIVYKLARTYPDVFEICTTAEQVERTFQKGRIASLIGMEGGHSINASLDVLRDMYFLGARYMTLTHSKNTPWADSATDTPQHGGLTEFGVEVVREMNRLGMLVDLSHVSEETMNDVLDVAEAPVIFSHSSARAICGHARNVPDGVLKRLKSNGGVVMVVILDSYVSEELRLWQEARQEHRRSLDVQAVGVEAIEAQMREWERKNPQPKATLAQVADHIDHVRKVAGIDHIGIGGDYDGGGGVEGLEDVSKYPMLTAELLRRGYSTSDIGKILGLNVLRAMRGAEKTSQRLRREETAIAAARH; the protein is encoded by the coding sequence ATGACGCTAACGATCCTTGCCGTGCTCATGGCGATCGGGCAGACTCCCGAAGCCCCGTCCCAAGACCTCGACCTGCTTTCCCAAGCGATCGGCATTCACGCCAAGTACCCCCTTATCGACGGGCACAACGACCTCCCCTGGCGCCTCCGGGCTCTCAATCAGAGAAACCCCATGGCGCTCGACATCAGCAAGAGGCTAGATGATGGGCAGACCGACATTCCGCGCCTGCGAGAAGGTGGACTGGGCGGGCAGTTTTGGTCGGTGTATGTGCCCGCTACGCTCACAGGGGATGAGGCCGTTCGAACCACGAAGGAGCAAATCGGGATCGTCTACAAGCTGGCGAGGACGTATCCCGACGTGTTCGAAATCTGCACGACCGCCGAGCAAGTGGAGCGAACCTTCCAAAAGGGCCGGATCGCCTCGCTGATCGGGATGGAAGGGGGACACTCCATCAACGCCTCGCTCGACGTGCTCCGCGATATGTACTTTCTTGGGGCAAGATACATGACCCTCACGCACTCCAAGAACACGCCTTGGGCGGACTCAGCGACCGACACCCCTCAGCACGGCGGCCTCACGGAGTTTGGAGTTGAAGTCGTGCGCGAGATGAACCGGTTGGGAATGCTCGTGGACCTTTCGCATGTGTCGGAAGAGACCATGAACGACGTGCTCGACGTGGCCGAGGCGCCGGTGATCTTCTCACACTCCAGCGCGCGGGCGATTTGCGGGCACGCGCGCAATGTCCCGGACGGCGTTCTGAAGAGGTTGAAGTCCAACGGCGGAGTCGTCATGGTCGTGATTCTCGATTCCTACGTCTCGGAAGAACTGCGGCTATGGCAAGAAGCACGGCAGGAGCACCGCAGGAGCCTGGACGTTCAAGCTGTCGGAGTCGAGGCCATCGAAGCTCAGATGCGGGAGTGGGAGCGTAAGAACCCGCAACCCAAGGCCACGCTCGCGCAGGTGGCAGATCATATCGACCACGTTCGCAAGGTCGCCGGCATCGACCACATCGGGATCGGCGGCGATTACGATGGGGGTGGCGGAGTCGAGGGTCTCGAGGACGTGTCGAAGTACCCAATGCTGACAGCCGAACTTCTGAGGAGAGGCTATTCCACTTCAGACATCGGCAAGATCCTCGGACTGAACGTTCTGAGGGCCATGCGCGGAGCTGAGAAGACCTCCCAGCGGCTCAGGCGCGAGGAAACCGCCATCGCTGCCGCTCGGCATTGA
- a CDS encoding beta-lactamase, with the protein MVRLALILLGSSLAVALYAQSATPQDLSGKIDALVTSVMSEERIPGVSVAVLKNDRIIHSAGYGLADIENNVPVTPRTVFRLASISKALTGVLAGRLFERGVLDLDRPIREYVQEWPEKHPPLTCRQLLGHLGGIRHYKGDEVNSTKFYPDLSSSLAIFKDDPLIAAPGERYSYTTYGFTLLGRALEVAAGKSFRELIREEVLAPAGMASTYIDEVAMIVQGRAQGYRRNPLGGISNSALADTSYKLPGGGLCGTAEDLVRLASALLSGRILKPETRELLWTPQSTSDGKKTSYGLGWVVGEVSNRRAVMHSGGQQRVSTFLLIVPEASLAVAVMTNLEGAGAGRIARSIAPELMENSSVVTVGRGSLCVPAAFEHHQSGLNAPCR; encoded by the coding sequence ATGGTTCGCCTCGCCCTCATCCTCTTAGGCAGTTCTCTTGCCGTCGCGCTATACGCGCAATCCGCCACTCCGCAAGACCTTTCTGGCAAGATCGACGCCCTCGTGACGAGCGTTATGTCGGAAGAGCGGATTCCCGGCGTTTCCGTGGCCGTTCTGAAGAACGACCGGATCATCCACAGCGCAGGATATGGTCTTGCCGACATCGAGAACAACGTTCCTGTGACTCCCCGCACGGTCTTTCGGCTTGCGTCAATCAGTAAAGCGTTGACGGGAGTCTTGGCCGGGAGGCTCTTCGAAAGGGGCGTGCTCGATCTGGATAGGCCGATCCGGGAGTATGTCCAGGAATGGCCCGAAAAGCACCCCCCTCTCACTTGCCGGCAACTCCTGGGCCACCTTGGGGGCATTCGCCACTACAAGGGCGATGAGGTGAACAGCACGAAGTTCTATCCCGACCTCAGCTCGTCGCTCGCCATCTTCAAAGACGACCCGCTGATCGCTGCTCCAGGCGAACGGTATTCCTACACAACCTATGGATTCACATTGTTGGGTCGCGCGCTCGAAGTCGCGGCAGGGAAGAGCTTCCGCGAGTTGATTCGAGAGGAAGTGCTCGCTCCCGCGGGAATGGCGAGCACCTATATCGACGAGGTGGCGATGATTGTCCAAGGCAGAGCCCAAGGTTATCGCAGAAACCCGTTGGGGGGAATCTCTAACTCGGCCTTGGCCGACACGAGTTACAAGCTTCCAGGCGGAGGGCTTTGTGGCACGGCTGAGGACCTTGTTCGCCTCGCAAGCGCGCTTCTAAGCGGGCGCATACTGAAGCCCGAAACTCGCGAGCTCCTGTGGACGCCCCAAAGCACGTCCGACGGGAAGAAGACGAGTTATGGATTGGGCTGGGTGGTCGGTGAAGTCTCCAATCGAAGAGCCGTCATGCACTCCGGAGGGCAGCAGCGGGTCAGCACGTTCCTCCTGATCGTTCCCGAGGCCAGCCTTGCGGTCGCCGTAATGACGAACCTCGAAGGTGCTGGAGCGGGCCGCATTGCGCGTTCGATCGCCCCTGAACTGATGGAAAACTCAAGCGTCGTCACTGTCGGTCGAGGGAGCCTTTGCGTTCCCGCTGCTTTCGAGCACCATCAAAGCGGCCTCAACGCCCCTTGCCGCTGA
- a CDS encoding small-conductance mechanosensitive channel, whose product MRPCFRAVISLLTLLPAAFSMAQTGESPDLSTPRRTFRAFYEAVKSAKPSDLSPLDVAASCLDLSNVPESARVEYGHTTSLALKDVLERVRPIDYSALPDAPAGEPFVYFTDEAGDITLDRFPSGEWKFTASTVAAVPRLQMLNLRSVSFPTVPGTEELASLSQWIRASMPPALKGEGILIETWQWLGLLVILVLGLLIDRLLRAVGAAVAERFLRWSALTVDSKLILDRTRPIGLLGMALWWMLTVTALGLPPDVMAVVAVAIKLVATSAVVWQAYRLVDVLSAVMEQRAERTDTRFDDLLVPLIRKSLKVITVAFGVVFIADNLQVNITSLIAGLGIGGLALAISAQDLLKNMFGSLAVLMDRPFQVGDWVKIGDHEGNVIEVGFRTTRIRTFYNSVLTLPNSRLLDSAVDNMGARDFRRWKTTLGVEYGTAPEQIEAFCEGVRELIRRHPNTRKDYFQVYANEFGGSAIEILLCVFFEAPDWPAELSDRHRLLLDIFRLAATLGVSIAFPSQTVYLRNDEASHRPMPPVPKEVVERSAARGVEAALMVLESSGNAKAPSTDSDDA is encoded by the coding sequence ATGCGTCCTTGTTTTCGTGCCGTTATCTCCCTCCTGACCCTGCTTCCGGCAGCGTTCTCGATGGCGCAAACGGGCGAATCTCCCGACCTTTCGACCCCTCGAAGGACCTTCCGGGCGTTCTACGAGGCCGTCAAGAGCGCGAAACCCAGCGATCTCTCGCCTCTCGATGTCGCGGCATCGTGTCTCGACCTAAGCAACGTTCCTGAGTCGGCACGGGTCGAGTACGGCCACACGACGTCGCTCGCTCTCAAGGACGTGTTGGAGAGGGTTCGTCCCATCGACTACTCAGCCCTTCCGGATGCGCCAGCGGGCGAGCCGTTCGTTTACTTCACGGACGAGGCAGGCGATATTACGCTGGACCGGTTCCCATCGGGGGAGTGGAAGTTTACGGCGAGCACGGTCGCGGCGGTTCCGCGGTTGCAGATGCTGAACTTGCGTTCCGTTTCATTCCCGACGGTTCCGGGGACCGAGGAACTCGCATCGTTGTCCCAATGGATTCGAGCGTCGATGCCCCCCGCGCTGAAGGGCGAAGGCATTCTCATCGAGACCTGGCAATGGCTCGGGCTCTTGGTCATTCTGGTGCTGGGTCTCCTGATCGACAGGTTACTGCGCGCGGTCGGGGCGGCCGTAGCCGAACGGTTCTTGCGCTGGAGCGCCCTCACCGTCGACTCCAAACTCATCTTGGATCGCACGAGGCCCATCGGGCTTTTGGGTATGGCGCTTTGGTGGATGCTGACCGTCACGGCGCTGGGCCTTCCCCCGGATGTCATGGCGGTTGTCGCGGTCGCCATCAAGTTGGTCGCGACGAGCGCGGTCGTCTGGCAGGCCTACCGGCTCGTGGACGTGCTGAGCGCCGTAATGGAGCAACGCGCCGAGCGGACCGACACCCGTTTCGACGATCTGCTTGTGCCCTTGATTCGGAAGTCCCTCAAGGTCATTACCGTTGCATTTGGGGTCGTCTTCATCGCCGACAACCTCCAAGTGAACATCACGAGCCTGATCGCCGGTTTGGGGATAGGCGGGTTGGCTCTGGCGATCTCAGCCCAGGACCTGCTCAAGAACATGTTTGGCTCTCTCGCCGTCTTGATGGACCGCCCGTTCCAAGTCGGCGACTGGGTCAAGATTGGAGATCATGAAGGCAACGTGATCGAGGTGGGGTTCCGCACGACGCGCATTCGCACCTTCTACAACTCGGTCTTGACCCTCCCGAACTCGAGGCTTCTCGATTCTGCGGTGGACAACATGGGCGCAAGGGACTTTCGACGTTGGAAGACGACCCTTGGCGTCGAATACGGCACGGCTCCCGAGCAAATCGAAGCCTTTTGCGAAGGCGTTAGGGAGCTCATCCGACGGCACCCAAACACCCGAAAAGACTATTTTCAGGTGTACGCGAACGAGTTTGGAGGGTCGGCCATCGAGATTCTGCTCTGTGTCTTCTTCGAGGCCCCCGATTGGCCCGCGGAACTGAGCGATCGGCACCGGCTTCTCCTCGACATCTTCCGCCTTGCCGCTACGCTTGGCGTCTCGATCGCGTTTCCCAGCCAAACCGTTTACTTACGAAATGACGAGGCTTCGCACCGTCCGATGCCGCCTGTGCCTAAAGAGGTTGTCGAGAGGTCAGCGGCAAGGGGCGTTGAGGCCGCTTTGATGGTGCTCGAAAGCAGCGGGAACGCAAAGGCTCCCTCGACCGACAGTGACGACGCTTGA
- a CDS encoding aldehyde dehydrogenase, whose protein sequence is MEWRGAFVGGEEIAQPPNAEVVEVQSPWDPKWIGRSFLAGRELVEDAVESSLRAFEVWRRSSSEERSSLLTRVADEIAHRKERLAELLVFEIGKPIVWAEGEIARLEITFRLAAQLASIERPKTLDLSYDPRGKDFAGSVQREPRGPVLAFVPYNWPYNLAAHKLAPALATGNTIVLKPSPLAPISSLELVRLIHDVGCPAGVVNAMNLSNDDAQWLAQHDGVKLLSFTGSPRVGWFLKSLVPRKPVVLELGGDASLIVWEDADIEWATQRIVASAYGYAGQVCISAQHVLASAGVLDQLRVRLTEATLSCKIGSPLDRDTVCGPMISEGEAARVEAWVEEALKGGANLLAGGVRNGTWYPPTLVENAPPESKLGCEEVFGPVLTLVGVDSLDEALARVNSSKYGIHASLFTQSEEVVRACHDNLEVAGLIVNCAPTIRFDGMPYGGIKDSGFGREGVAHAMEAMTEPKVLLQRS, encoded by the coding sequence ATGGAGTGGCGGGGAGCGTTTGTGGGCGGCGAAGAGATCGCTCAGCCCCCGAACGCTGAAGTTGTCGAGGTCCAGTCGCCTTGGGACCCCAAGTGGATCGGCCGCAGCTTCCTAGCTGGCCGGGAGCTGGTCGAAGACGCCGTCGAATCGAGCCTAAGGGCCTTTGAGGTGTGGCGGCGATCGAGCTCGGAGGAACGCTCTTCCCTGCTAACTCGAGTCGCCGACGAAATCGCCCATCGGAAGGAGAGGCTCGCGGAGCTTCTCGTTTTCGAGATCGGAAAGCCCATCGTGTGGGCAGAGGGCGAGATCGCGCGGCTCGAAATCACGTTTCGACTCGCGGCGCAACTGGCATCGATCGAGCGCCCGAAGACTCTCGATCTCAGCTACGATCCTCGCGGCAAGGACTTCGCCGGGTCCGTCCAACGGGAGCCAAGGGGGCCGGTCTTGGCTTTCGTCCCTTACAACTGGCCTTACAATCTCGCCGCGCACAAGCTCGCGCCCGCGCTGGCCACCGGCAACACGATCGTTCTCAAGCCCTCCCCGCTTGCTCCCATTTCCTCGCTTGAACTCGTTCGACTGATCCACGATGTCGGGTGCCCCGCAGGCGTCGTCAATGCGATGAACCTCTCGAACGACGACGCGCAATGGCTGGCTCAACATGACGGGGTGAAGCTGCTAAGTTTCACGGGTTCGCCTCGGGTCGGTTGGTTTCTGAAGTCCCTCGTCCCGAGGAAGCCGGTGGTGCTCGAGTTGGGAGGCGACGCGTCGTTGATCGTCTGGGAGGACGCCGACATCGAATGGGCCACCCAAAGGATCGTAGCCAGCGCGTACGGGTATGCGGGGCAGGTGTGCATTTCCGCTCAGCATGTGCTCGCGAGCGCGGGCGTGCTGGATCAGCTGAGGGTGAGGCTAACGGAGGCGACGCTGTCTTGCAAGATAGGCTCGCCGCTCGACCGCGACACGGTTTGCGGGCCGATGATCTCCGAGGGCGAGGCCGCGAGGGTCGAAGCCTGGGTCGAGGAGGCCCTCAAGGGCGGCGCGAACCTTTTGGCAGGCGGCGTTCGCAACGGCACGTGGTACCCGCCCACCTTAGTCGAAAACGCACCCCCCGAATCTAAGCTCGGCTGCGAAGAGGTGTTTGGTCCCGTGCTGACCCTCGTCGGAGTGGATTCGCTCGATGAGGCCCTCGCAAGGGTCAACTCCTCGAAGTACGGCATCCACGCCTCTCTCTTTACGCAAAGCGAAGAGGTGGTCCGCGCCTGCCACGACAACCTGGAGGTCGCGGGCTTGATCGTGAATTGCGCGCCGACGATTCGTTTCGACGGCATGCCCTATGGCGGGATCAAGGATAGCGGTTTCGGCCGCGAAGGCGTCGCGCACGCGATGGAAGCGATGACCGAGCCCAAGGTCTTGCTCCAGCGCTCCTGA
- a CDS encoding carbamoyl phosphate synthase small subunit: MPSYLVLSDGSIYQGEPLGSQGDTIGEVVFNTGMTGYQEILYDPSYAGQIVTFTYPLIGNYGINDDDFESDRVQVAGIVVREACEVPSNWRSRRSLGAFLAESGVTGIQGIDTRAVTKHIRSRGVTMATITSTQPELAVERLQSATAYDDTDFVQQVTTKAPYKWGRTGKESVEEADDEGRPRLVVLDFGLKFNILRRFWRAGCRPIVLPATVTADEIRAWKPDGILLSPGPGDPARLGPQIEVVKELLGERPLFGICLGNQILCHAVGGSTYKLKFGHRGSNQPVKDLETNTNTITSQNHGYAADANSLSGTDARVTQINLNDETVEGIDVPGADAFAIQYHPEAAPGPWDSRPYFEKFVGLMGAMR; the protein is encoded by the coding sequence GTGCCGAGCTACCTCGTCCTAAGCGACGGTTCCATCTATCAAGGCGAGCCGCTGGGGTCGCAGGGCGATACCATTGGCGAGGTCGTCTTCAACACCGGGATGACCGGCTACCAAGAGATCCTCTACGATCCGAGCTACGCGGGCCAAATCGTCACCTTCACCTACCCTTTGATCGGGAACTACGGCATCAATGACGACGACTTCGAGTCCGATCGGGTGCAGGTAGCCGGAATCGTCGTCAGGGAAGCCTGCGAAGTGCCTTCGAACTGGCGCTCCCGTCGTTCGCTTGGCGCGTTCTTGGCAGAAAGCGGCGTCACCGGCATCCAAGGGATCGACACCCGGGCCGTCACCAAGCACATTCGCAGCCGGGGCGTCACGATGGCGACGATCACCTCGACACAGCCGGAACTTGCCGTCGAAAGACTCCAGTCGGCCACCGCTTATGACGACACCGACTTCGTTCAGCAAGTCACGACGAAGGCCCCCTACAAGTGGGGAAGGACAGGTAAGGAGTCGGTCGAGGAGGCTGACGACGAGGGCCGCCCCCGCCTTGTGGTTCTCGATTTCGGGCTCAAGTTCAACATCCTTCGTAGGTTCTGGCGGGCCGGTTGCCGACCCATCGTCTTGCCCGCGACTGTTACAGCAGACGAAATCCGGGCCTGGAAGCCGGACGGCATCCTCCTTTCGCCCGGCCCGGGAGACCCCGCAAGGCTCGGCCCCCAAATCGAAGTCGTGAAAGAACTCCTCGGCGAACGGCCGCTGTTTGGAATCTGTTTGGGGAATCAGATCCTGTGCCACGCGGTCGGCGGCTCGACGTACAAGCTGAAGTTCGGGCATCGGGGCTCCAACCAGCCGGTCAAGGACCTCGAAACCAACACGAACACCATCACCTCGCAGAACCACGGATACGCGGCCGACGCGAACTCGCTTTCGGGCACAGACGCGCGAGTCACCCAGATCAACCTCAACGACGAGACGGTCGAAGGGATCGACGTCCCCGGCGCGGACGCTTTCGCGATTCAGTACCACCCCGAAGCCGCTCCGGGCCCTTGGGATTCCCGCCCGTACTTCGAGAAGTTCGTGGGCCTGATGGGGGCCATGCGATGA
- a CDS encoding carbamoyl-phosphate synthase large subunit: protein MKVMVIGSGPILIGQAAEFDYAGTQACRALREEGHEIVLINSNPATIMTDPEMSDALYIEPLTPVFCRRVIQRERPDALLPTLGGQTGLNLATQLAERGVLDEFDVKLLGTPLSSIKQAEDRELFRDLMRAIRQPVPESFIVESEEQLEALLDTMVPDVDGRLIDFPYPRIVRPAFTLGGTGGGIAHNADELWDIGRKGLALSMRGQVMIERSLLGWKEIEYEVMRDSAGACITVCNMENFDPMGVHTGDSIVVAPSQTLSDLEYHMLRSASLAIIQALKIEGGCNVQLAVSPESFDYYIIEVNPRVSRSSALASKATGYPIARVAAKIAVGRTLDEIENQVTGRTKACFEPALDYCVVKVPRWPFDKFTQGDRTLFTQMKATGEVMAIDRTFEAALMKAVRGLEVKQKDLRHARFSGMPEEELQSAVIQPTDERLWAVAEALRRRWSVDRINKLSHIDPWFLTKMQNLIEVERELVAVAADGESTGRAGLRLSQVIHEAFLIGYPSPTILSLLGVHEGDESGFAQVVRGEVERLKVMPVFKMVDTCAGEFESETPYFYGTFELEDDVVSPKHPPEPTEVAK from the coding sequence ATGAAGGTCATGGTGATCGGCTCCGGCCCCATTCTGATCGGGCAGGCGGCAGAGTTCGACTACGCCGGCACGCAAGCCTGCCGAGCGCTCCGGGAAGAGGGCCACGAGATCGTTCTCATCAACAGCAACCCCGCGACCATCATGACCGACCCGGAGATGTCCGACGCCCTTTACATCGAGCCCCTAACTCCCGTGTTCTGCCGAAGGGTGATCCAGCGTGAGCGGCCCGACGCCCTCCTCCCGACGCTCGGCGGACAAACCGGCCTCAACCTCGCGACTCAACTGGCCGAGCGAGGGGTCCTCGACGAGTTCGACGTCAAGCTCCTTGGAACCCCGCTCTCTTCGATCAAGCAAGCCGAGGACCGGGAGCTCTTCCGCGATCTGATGAGGGCGATCCGGCAACCTGTTCCGGAGAGCTTTATCGTGGAGTCGGAAGAGCAACTCGAAGCCCTACTCGATACCATGGTCCCCGATGTCGATGGGCGGCTGATCGACTTTCCCTACCCCCGAATCGTTCGCCCCGCGTTTACGCTCGGCGGGACGGGCGGAGGGATCGCCCACAACGCCGACGAGCTTTGGGATATCGGACGCAAGGGCCTCGCGCTTTCGATGCGGGGTCAAGTCATGATCGAGCGCAGCCTGCTAGGGTGGAAGGAGATCGAGTACGAGGTGATGCGCGACTCGGCGGGCGCGTGCATCACGGTCTGCAACATGGAGAACTTCGATCCGATGGGCGTCCACACCGGAGACTCCATCGTCGTCGCGCCGAGCCAAACCCTCAGCGACCTCGAATACCACATGCTCCGGTCGGCGAGTCTCGCGATCATCCAAGCGCTCAAGATCGAAGGCGGGTGCAACGTCCAACTCGCCGTCAGCCCCGAAAGCTTCGACTACTACATCATCGAAGTCAACCCCCGGGTCTCTCGGTCTTCCGCCCTCGCTTCAAAAGCCACCGGTTATCCCATCGCCCGCGTCGCCGCAAAAATTGCTGTGGGCCGCACCCTGGACGAGATCGAGAACCAAGTCACCGGGCGCACTAAGGCCTGCTTCGAGCCTGCCCTCGACTACTGTGTCGTGAAGGTCCCGAGGTGGCCGTTCGACAAGTTCACTCAGGGCGACCGAACCCTGTTCACTCAGATGAAGGCGACCGGCGAGGTCATGGCCATCGACCGCACCTTCGAAGCCGCGCTCATGAAGGCGGTCCGGGGCCTCGAAGTCAAGCAGAAGGACCTTCGCCACGCACGGTTTTCAGGAATGCCCGAAGAAGAACTGCAGAGCGCCGTCATTCAGCCTACCGACGAACGGCTTTGGGCGGTCGCGGAAGCCCTCCGCAGAAGGTGGAGCGTCGATCGGATCAATAAGCTCTCTCACATCGACCCCTGGTTTCTGACGAAGATGCAAAACCTGATCGAGGTCGAGCGCGAACTCGTTGCCGTCGCTGCCGACGGTGAGTCTACGGGACGGGCGGGTCTGCGTCTCTCCCAGGTAATCCACGAAGCGTTTCTTATTGGCTACCCCTCGCCCACGATTCTCAGCCTGCTTGGGGTCCACGAAGGAGACGAGTCGGGGTTCGCGCAAGTCGTCCGAGGGGAAGTCGAGAGGCTCAAGGTAATGCCCGTTTTCAAGATGGTCGATACCTGCGCTGGGGAGTTTGAGTCAGAAACTCCCTACTTCTACGGCACCTTCGAACTCGAAGACGACGTCGTTTCTCCCAAACACCCGCCTGAACCCACCGAAGTCGCAAAATGA
- a CDS encoding S23 ribosomal protein, whose amino-acid sequence MDGVNDGLIPRHGGYRNLKSFQVAQLAYDLTVDFVDRYVDSRSRTRDQMVQAARSGVQNIAEGSQVSATSKKMEMKLTSVARASLEELRLDYEDFLRHRKLLQWDRDDARRQRLIDARPRSLDDIDARIQSNSSTLSPEPEIRANAALALIAVATALLTRQIQSQANSFENEGGFTERLCGARKSKR is encoded by the coding sequence GTGGACGGAGTGAACGATGGATTGATTCCGAGGCATGGCGGATATAGGAACCTCAAGTCCTTTCAGGTTGCGCAGTTGGCCTACGACCTGACGGTGGACTTTGTAGACCGATATGTGGACTCGAGGAGCCGAACCAGGGATCAGATGGTGCAGGCGGCTCGCTCAGGTGTACAGAACATCGCAGAAGGCAGCCAGGTGAGCGCGACCTCCAAGAAGATGGAGATGAAGCTCACCAGCGTGGCGCGTGCGAGCCTGGAGGAGCTGCGCCTTGACTACGAGGACTTCCTACGACACAGGAAGCTGCTTCAGTGGGACCGCGACGACGCCCGACGGCAACGCCTCATCGACGCCCGTCCCCGATCCCTCGACGATATCGATGCTCGGATCCAATCTAATTCGTCCACCCTATCCCCCGAACCCGAAATCCGCGCCAACGCTGCCCTTGCGCTGATCGCCGTGGCCACTGCCCTGCTCACGAGACAGATTCAGTCTCAGGCGAACTCCTTTGAGAACGAAGGTGGCTTTACCGAGAGGCTTTGTGGAGCGAGGAAGTCGAAACGGTGA